A part of Dictyoglomus sp. NZ13-RE01 genomic DNA contains:
- a CDS encoding citramalate synthase, producing MSKIYIYDTTLRDGAQSERISFSLEDKIRIAEKLDEFGVDYIEGGWPGSNPKDLNFFKRIKEVPLKHAKITAFGSTRRVKNAPEDDPNLKSLLDSDTPVVTIFGKSWDFHVTEILKTTLDNNLQIIYDSIKYLKAHNKEVIYDAEHFFDGYKSDPSYAIATLESAVEGGADWIVLADTNGGSLPWEIQEAIRKVKEKIKVPIGIHTHNDSELAVANSIVAVMEGATQVQGTINGYGERCGNANLCSIIPILQLKMGFTVIPEENLAKLTELSHWVSEVANLPPEPWAPFVGRSAFAHKGGVHVNAILKNPRSYEHINPEKVGNKRRILVSELSGTSTIVSKAKEFNIDIDRESPLAKIILDKVTELENEGYYFEGAEASFELLVRKTLGEEIKLFDLIGLRVIVEKIGEHGETTTEATLKLKVKDEIVHVAAEGNGPVNALDSALRKALAQFYPKLKDIQLSDFKVRVINGTSGTGAKVRVLIDSTDVSGKNWSTVGVSTNIIEASWKALVESLEYGLLVEKEDQESTW from the coding sequence GTGAGTAAGATCTACATATATGATACTACTCTTAGGGATGGAGCACAGAGCGAGAGAATTTCCTTTTCTTTAGAAGATAAAATTAGAATAGCGGAAAAGTTAGATGAGTTTGGAGTTGATTATATAGAAGGTGGTTGGCCTGGCTCCAATCCAAAGGACTTAAACTTCTTCAAAAGGATAAAAGAAGTTCCATTAAAACATGCAAAGATAACTGCTTTTGGGAGTACTCGTAGAGTGAAAAATGCTCCAGAGGATGATCCAAATTTGAAATCTCTTCTTGATAGTGATACTCCTGTAGTAACTATTTTTGGTAAATCTTGGGACTTTCATGTAACTGAAATTCTTAAAACAACTTTAGATAATAACTTGCAAATTATCTATGATTCTATTAAATATTTGAAGGCTCATAATAAAGAAGTTATTTATGATGCAGAACATTTCTTTGATGGATATAAATCTGATCCTTCTTATGCTATAGCAACACTTGAATCTGCAGTAGAAGGCGGAGCGGATTGGATAGTGCTTGCGGATACAAACGGTGGAAGCCTTCCTTGGGAAATACAAGAAGCTATAAGAAAGGTGAAAGAAAAGATAAAGGTGCCTATAGGCATACATACTCATAATGATTCTGAGCTTGCAGTGGCAAACTCAATAGTAGCAGTAATGGAGGGAGCAACTCAGGTCCAAGGTACTATAAATGGATATGGAGAAAGATGTGGAAATGCAAATCTTTGCTCCATAATCCCTATTCTTCAATTGAAGATGGGATTTACTGTAATTCCTGAAGAGAATTTGGCAAAATTAACAGAACTTTCCCATTGGGTTTCTGAAGTAGCTAATCTTCCTCCAGAACCGTGGGCTCCCTTTGTTGGTAGAAGTGCTTTTGCCCATAAAGGTGGAGTACATGTTAATGCTATCCTAAAGAATCCAAGATCTTATGAGCATATAAATCCAGAAAAGGTAGGAAATAAGAGAAGAATTTTGGTATCTGAGCTTTCAGGTACAAGTACTATTGTTTCAAAGGCAAAGGAGTTTAATATTGATATTGATAGAGAATCTCCTCTTGCAAAAATTATATTAGATAAAGTAACTGAATTAGAGAATGAAGGATATTACTTTGAGGGAGCAGAAGCCTCCTTTGAACTTCTTGTTAGAAAGACTCTTGGGGAAGAGATAAAACTATTTGACTTAATAGGATTAAGAGTAATTGTGGAAAAGATAGGAGAACATGGAGAAACTACTACTGAAGCTACTTTAAAATTGAAAGTAAAGGATGAGATTGTGCATGTTGCTGCGGAAGGGAATGGTCCTGTAAATGCTTTAGATTCTGCCTTAAGAAAAGCTCTAGCCCAATTCTATCCAAAATTAAAGGATATTCAGCTTTCAGACTTTAAAGTAAGGGTCATAAATGGAACCAGTGGAACTGGTGCAAAGGTAAGAGTGCTTATAGACTCTACGGATGTAAGTGGTAAGAATTGGAGCACAGTAGGAGTATCAACGAATATTATTGAGGCAAGCTGGAAGGCTCTTGTAGAAAGCTTAGAATATGGATTATTGGTAGAGAAAGAGGATCAGGAAAGCACCTGGTAA
- a CDS encoding ABC transporter, with protein MRSFFNIFLYRFKSFYRDRFTFIFAFLLPIIFVIIFGFVFGGSDEKVEKIKVALLESQKEVADVFSEMSELEIVFCKDLEEVKNYTLKGKTDCGVILQDNKFKIFLSFTSFQQKPFLRTIGDVLSSYYSIRTAGLKKSIEIEEEKIDVGKRRITSLGYSIPGVISFSLSSAIFTMIALFGFYKRAGILKRFAITPVNPFIFISGIILGNLLAILFSATLVLLASQLIFSINFSINWTLYIITTISTILGMMAIGIFLTAIFKEPNTANNVGNLILNIMLFFSGVYFPLDFLPNYLKTFAKFLPLYYVGRSLRISLGVEEGSPSFILSTSFVMLISFFVLVIAFGRQILETEK; from the coding sequence ATGAGGTCCTTTTTTAATATTTTCTTATATAGATTTAAAAGCTTTTATAGAGATAGATTTACATTCATCTTTGCATTCCTCCTACCTATAATATTTGTCATCATTTTTGGCTTTGTTTTTGGTGGTAGTGATGAGAAGGTAGAAAAAATAAAGGTAGCCTTATTAGAAAGCCAAAAAGAAGTTGCAGATGTTTTTAGTGAGATGTCGGAGCTTGAGATTGTTTTTTGTAAAGATTTAGAAGAAGTAAAAAACTATACATTGAAAGGTAAGACTGATTGTGGAGTTATATTACAAGATAATAAGTTCAAAATTTTCCTAAGTTTCACAAGTTTTCAGCAAAAACCCTTTTTAAGGACCATCGGAGATGTTCTCTCCTCCTACTATTCCATAAGAACCGCAGGATTAAAAAAGAGTATCGAGATAGAGGAGGAAAAAATAGATGTAGGAAAAAGGAGGATTACAAGTCTGGGATACTCTATTCCCGGTGTTATTAGTTTCTCGCTATCTTCCGCCATATTTACTATGATAGCCCTTTTTGGATTCTATAAAAGGGCTGGAATTTTAAAAAGATTTGCCATAACCCCTGTAAATCCTTTTATTTTTATCTCAGGAATAATTTTAGGAAACCTACTTGCTATATTATTTTCCGCAACCCTTGTATTATTAGCCTCACAACTCATATTCAGTATTAACTTTTCCATAAATTGGACCCTTTATATAATTACTACTATATCTACCATACTTGGAATGATGGCAATCGGGATTTTCTTAACAGCCATTTTTAAAGAACCAAATACAGCAAACAATGTAGGAAATCTGATACTTAATATAATGCTTTTCTTTTCAGGCGTATATTTCCCTTTGGACTTTCTTCCAAACTATCTCAAAACCTTTGCCAAATTTTTACCCCTCTATTATGTGGGAAGATCACTAAGAATATCCCTTGGCGTGGAAGAAGGATCCCCCTCCTTTATCCTCTCTACCTCTTTTGTAATGCTAATCTCCTTTTTTGTATTAGTAATTGCCTTTGGAAGACAAATCTTAGAGACGGAAAAGTAA
- a CDS encoding ABC transporter encodes MKVLQASIYFFKSTIREKSYLFWIIAFPIILLTMLNLIFSSFYKVERINFNLYLLKQDGTFSNIIEDVLLGISKGENKIFNLKVFKDYSLRDKLIRDLKDGKTHAILEIPENFDNLMLANSMFQFFGLSSPAKIKIYSLNHNASSETTALILKNIFQRMNLEFAKRIRPIKEYEVESEIVGTKNTFSYIDFIFPGTIIYAITLTSIFGIGVEIAWYKESKIFKRIYLSPLNPLQFFLSFFLSRLYIILIQVFSLSIFCKFIFKSYINPLSIPFIGYILLSIFTLSSLGFFSASMAKNANSANVIAQIVQFPLQFLGGIYFPVFDVPWFIYWFVLINPITYLSAGIRDSLGVLASPYPAYVCILLPLLFGIFFLTIAILKFRRIEF; translated from the coding sequence ATGAAGGTCTTACAAGCATCTATTTATTTTTTTAAATCAACAATAAGAGAAAAATCATATCTTTTTTGGATAATTGCCTTTCCAATTATTCTTCTTACCATGCTTAATCTTATCTTTTCCTCCTTCTACAAAGTGGAAAGAATAAATTTTAATCTTTATCTTCTTAAGCAAGATGGTACATTTTCAAATATTATTGAGGATGTTTTATTAGGGATTAGTAAAGGAGAGAATAAAATCTTTAATCTTAAAGTTTTTAAGGACTACTCCTTAAGAGATAAATTAATAAGAGATTTAAAGGATGGGAAAACTCACGCTATATTGGAAATTCCTGAAAACTTTGATAATTTAATGTTAGCAAATTCCATGTTTCAATTTTTTGGTCTTTCTTCTCCTGCAAAAATAAAAATTTATTCTTTAAACCATAATGCATCTTCTGAAACAACCGCATTAATATTAAAAAATATTTTTCAAAGAATGAATTTAGAATTTGCAAAAAGAATAAGACCTATTAAGGAGTATGAGGTAGAAAGCGAAATTGTAGGCACAAAAAACACCTTTTCCTATATAGATTTTATCTTTCCTGGAACTATCATATATGCAATTACTTTAACCTCTATATTTGGGATTGGAGTTGAAATTGCATGGTATAAAGAAAGTAAAATTTTTAAGAGAATATATCTATCTCCTCTTAATCCTTTGCAATTTTTCCTTTCCTTCTTTCTCTCTCGCCTATACATAATATTAATCCAGGTTTTTTCTCTGAGTATATTCTGTAAGTTTATTTTTAAAAGCTACATAAACCCCCTTTCTATTCCATTTATAGGTTATATTTTGCTTTCAATATTTACCTTATCCTCTCTTGGTTTCTTCTCTGCGTCCATGGCAAAAAATGCAAATTCCGCCAATGTTATTGCCCAAATTGTCCAATTCCCCTTGCAATTTTTAGGAGGCATATATTTTCCAGTCTTTGATGTGCCCTGGTTTATCTACTGGTTCGTTCTAATTAATCCTATTACTTATCTTTCTGCTGGCATAAGAGATTCCTTAGGAGTTCTTGCATCGCCATATCCTGCCTATGTATGTATTCTTTTGCCTCTCTTATTTGGTATATTTTTCTTAACAATTGCTATATTAAAGTTTAGGAGAATAGAGTTCTAA
- a CDS encoding ABC transporter ATP-binding protein, giving the protein MNYKFIVEVENLRKTYGNITAVDGISFKIKQGSIFTLLGPNGAGKTTTLEIIEGLRTPDSGKITIFGESVSKIEDKHKENIGVSLQETNLIPHLTIRETLKLFRSLYKKGLDINEVLEFVSLKEKENTYIEKLSGGQKQRLVIGLALINDPLLLFLDEPTTGLDPQARRSIWSLLQELKRRGKTIVLTTHYMEEAEFLSDWVCIMDHGKIIKEGTPMDLIREIGGESVVEVEAEDNEKFLNDLKENKVNYIFNPKKNKLIIKTDNVLNTIEILLKVAKENSIQLKNEVIRQPNLEDVFLTLTGRQLREE; this is encoded by the coding sequence ATGAATTACAAATTCATTGTGGAAGTAGAAAATTTAAGAAAAACTTACGGAAACATTACCGCCGTTGATGGTATTAGCTTCAAAATCAAACAAGGCTCTATATTTACTCTTCTTGGACCAAACGGTGCTGGAAAGACAACAACTCTTGAAATAATAGAGGGTTTAAGAACACCAGATAGCGGAAAGATCACCATTTTTGGAGAATCTGTTTCAAAAATTGAGGATAAACATAAAGAAAATATAGGGGTATCCCTTCAAGAAACAAATCTTATTCCTCATCTTACTATAAGAGAAACCCTAAAATTATTTAGAAGTTTATATAAAAAGGGATTGGATATTAATGAGGTTTTGGAATTTGTGTCATTGAAAGAAAAAGAAAATACTTATATAGAAAAACTTTCAGGAGGGCAAAAACAGAGATTAGTTATTGGTCTTGCCCTAATTAATGATCCATTACTTCTTTTTTTAGATGAGCCCACCACAGGGCTTGATCCCCAAGCAAGAAGAAGCATATGGAGTCTCCTTCAGGAGCTTAAAAGGAGAGGTAAAACTATAGTATTAACAACCCATTACATGGAAGAGGCAGAATTTTTATCCGATTGGGTATGTATAATGGATCATGGAAAAATTATTAAAGAAGGAACTCCTATGGATTTAATTAGAGAGATTGGTGGAGAAAGTGTAGTTGAGGTTGAGGCAGAAGACAATGAGAAATTTCTAAATGATTTAAAGGAAAATAAAGTAAACTATATATTTAACCCGAAAAAGAATAAATTAATAATAAAAACCGATAATGTACTTAATACCATAGAAATTTTATTAAAGGTTGCTAAAGAAAATTCTATTCAGCTTAAAAACGAGGTCATTAGACAGCCAAACTTAGAGGATGTATTTTTAACACTTACAGGTAGACAGTTAAGAGAAGAATGA
- a CDS encoding GGDEF domain-containing protein has product MQLEILSTTASLTELFNRRKLVQELEREKLRTERYKSNASIIIFDIDHFKEINDTYGHEEGDIVLKEVGEIVKSTIRKTDFLGRWGGDEFIILLPETDLKSAVSIAEKIRKSIEEHTFGGGRHITVSMGVATFTEELSLKETIKQADDMLYMAKQKGRNRVEYPHDDEK; this is encoded by the coding sequence ATTCAGCTTGAGATTCTATCTACCACTGCCTCTCTTACTGAATTATTCAATAGAAGAAAGCTTGTTCAAGAGCTTGAGAGAGAAAAACTTAGGACAGAAAGATACAAATCTAATGCATCTATAATCATATTTGATATAGATCATTTCAAAGAAATAAATGATACATATGGGCATGAGGAAGGAGATATAGTTCTTAAAGAGGTTGGAGAAATTGTAAAGTCAACCATTAGAAAGACAGACTTTTTAGGTAGATGGGGAGGGGATGAATTTATCATTCTTCTTCCAGAAACAGATTTAAAATCCGCTGTTTCAATAGCAGAAAAAATAAGAAAATCTATAGAAGAACATACTTTTGGTGGTGGTAGACATATAACTGTAAGTATGGGAGTTGCAACTTTTACAGAAGAATTAAGCCTTAAGGAAACTATAAAGCAGGCGGATGACATGCTTTACATGGCAAAACAAAAGGGAAGAAATAGGGTAGAATATCCCCATGATGATGAAAAATAG